The following are encoded in a window of Lepeophtheirus salmonis unplaced genomic scaffold, UVic_Lsal_1.4 unplaced_contig_11241_pilon, whole genome shotgun sequence genomic DNA:
- the LOC121130727 gene encoding aminopeptidase N-like, translating into MNYTTIFIEPDDYEYDLIYHSNDETNDRTTLDDNTPYVYEDKTKGFMFNNGVYYTNMMPIYARTVFPCFDEPSFKSVFNITLRRPKNMISISNMLINQTITPGNSVDFVSDIFKSTPLMSTHLVAFVITNYTNETILSNNTQLRIWTPEDDKSKTCLAKSVSPTLYRYLNQYFGKNLPITKQDMITIPAKISFNYIAMENWGLSTFQSEALLIEENVTSVSSLLSKDEIVLEISQMLTHHQKWMDDEYPGVDLVNMVYPGGV; encoded by the exons ATGAATTACacaacaatttttattgaaCCAGATGATTATGAATATGATCTTATCTATCATAGTAACGATGAAACAAATGATAGAACAACATTGGATGACAATACACCCTATGTCTATGAAGACAAGACCAAgggatttatgtttaataa TGGAGTCTACTACACTAATATGATGCCAATATATGCTCGAACTGTCTTTCCTTGCTTTGATGAACCAAGTTTTAAGTCCGTATTCAATATAACACTTCGTCGtccaaaaaatatgatctcaatttcaaatatgctAATCAATCAAACAATTACACCTGG AAATTCTGTAGATTTCGTATCCGATATCTTCAAGTCCACTCCATTAATGAGCACACATCTTGTGGCATTTGTCATTACAAATTACACAAATGAAACAATTCTCTCGAACAACACACAACTAAGAATTTGGACTCCTGAAGATGACAAGTCAAAAACATGCTTGGCAAAGAGTGTCAGTCCAACTTTGTATCgatatttgaatcaatattttggaaaaaatctgcCAATAACTAAGCAG GATATGATTACAATTCCtgcaaaaattagttttaattatattgcaaTGGAAAATTGGGGTCTTTCAACTTTCCAATCTGAAGCCTTGTTGATAGAAGAAAATGTCACATCAGTTAGTTCTTTGCTTTCAAAAGATGAAATTGTACTCGAAATATCCCAGATGCTTACACATCATCAAAAATGGATGGATGATGAATATCCTGGTG ttGATCTTGTTAATATGGTTTATCCTGGtggtgtttaa